One window from the genome of Pelecanus crispus isolate bPelCri1 chromosome 13, bPelCri1.pri, whole genome shotgun sequence encodes:
- the LOC104026153 gene encoding aryl-hydrocarbon-interacting protein-like 1, with translation MEETYLLNVEGVKKKILHGGQGELPKLQDGSKITFHFQTLKDNFERTVIDDSREAGIPMEIIVGKMFKLEIWETLLSSMRAGEVAEFWCDAIHTGMYALVSRGMRRIAEGRDPLEGQKHRCGMGNMFDYHSTGYDDLDELQRTPQPLIFIMELFRVEEPSAYKRDTWAMSKEEKLAAVPVLHSEGNRLVLRKEFGQAAAKYQEAVICLRNLQAKEKPWEDGWLKLESLVTPLVLNYCQCQLELGEYYEVLEHTTELLQKHNDNAKAYFKRAKAHAAVWNEREAREDFLRVAHLDPSMAAAVKKELKELGERMRKKHVEDRKRYQGLFQPPQGLQASKRQESGGVGNRAMLQEEVCQGEVGVLDTTGQAEQGAGTKEAEQPGADQAEQGTLGAGCEEAAPGEAAQGQSVGVEVESRDGTKQQGQQHHSTWLPER, from the exons ATGGAGGAAACCTACCTGCTGAATGTGGAAGGGGTCAAAAAGAAGATTCTGCATGGAGGCCAAGGGGAGCTGCCGAAGTTGCAGGATGGGAGCAAG ATCACCTTCCACTTCCAGACACTGAAGGATAACTTTGAGCGGACAGTGATCGATGACAGCCGGGAAGCTGGCATCCCCATGGAGATCATCGTGGGCAAGATGTTCAAGCTGGAGATCTGGGAGACACTACTCAGCTCCATGAGAGCAGGGGAGGTGGCCGAGTTCTGGTGTGATGCCATT CACACAGGCATGTACGCCCTGGTCTCCAGGGGCATGCGGAGGATTGCGGAGGGCCGGGACCCCCTGGAAGGGCAGAAGCACCGCTGTGGCATGGGCAACATGTTTGACTACCACAGCACGGGCTATGATGACCTGGACGAGCTGCAGCGGACGCCGCAGCCCCTCATCTTCATCATGGAGTTGTTCCGG GTGGAGGAGCCCTCGGCATACAAGCGTGACACCTGGGCCATGAGCAAGGAGGAGAAACTGGCAGCAGTGCCTGTACTGCACAGCGAGGGCAACCGCCTTGTCCTCCGCAAAGAGtttgggcaggcagcagcgaAGTACCAGGAGGCTGTCATCTGCCTGAGGAACCTCCAGGCCAAG gagaagCCATGGGAGGATGGCTGGCTAAAGCTGGAGAGCCTGGTCACACCGCTGGTGCTCAACTACTGCCAGTGTCAGCTGGAGCTGGGCGAGTACtatgaggtgctggagcacacGACAGAGCTCCTCCAGAAACACAACG acAATGCTAAGGCCTATTTCAAGCGAGCAAAGGCCCATGCTGCTGTCTGGAATGAGCGGGAGGCGCGGGAGGACTTCCTACGGGTGGCTCACCTCGACCCCTCCATGGCGGCTGCCGTGAAGAAggagctgaaggagctgggggagaggaTGAGGAAGAAGCATGTGGAGGATCGGAAGCGCTACCAGGGGCTCTTCCAGCcaccccaggggctgcaggccaGCAAGAGGCAGGAGAGTGGGGGGGTGGGCAACAGGGCGATGCTGCAGGAAGAGGTGTGCCAGGGTGAAGTTGGGGTCCTGGACACCACTGGCCAGGcggagcagggtgcagggaccAAAGAAGCAGAACAACCAGGGGCTGACCAAGCAGAACAAGGGACCCTCGGAGCTGGGTGTGAAGAGGCAGCACCAGGAGAAGCAGCCCAGGGTCAGTCTGTGGGGGTGGAGGTGGAA
- the TAF7L gene encoding transcription initiation factor TFIID subunit 7-like isoform X1 has translation MSKSKDDAPHELESQFVLRLPPEYASTVRRAVQSGNVNLKDRLTIELHADGRHGIVRVDRVPLAAKLVDLPCIIESLKTIDKKTFYKTADICQMLVCTVDGDLYPPLEEQTVTTDPKANKKKDKDREKKFIWNHGITLPLKNVRKRRFRKTAKKKYIESPDVEKEVKRLLSTDAEAVSVRWEVIAEDETKEVDNHGSLTSLDISSPGMSGHKQGHGSEHDELREIFNDISSSSEDEDERDHHDDEDLNIMDTEEDLERQLQDKLNESDGQQQESEGSNQIGEWVAEHSRNTGVRQTALPSSATALGLSSLSLPVMGIQKQIDSLKSKLQETQDRRKRQEDLIMKVENLALKTRLQAVLDEFKQQEEREKQQMTSLQEQLESLMEK, from the exons ATGAGTAAGAGCAAGGACGATGCTCCGCATGAGCTGGAGAGCCAGTTCGTGCTGCGGCTGCCGCCG GAATATGCCTCCACTGTGCGGCGAGCGGTACAGTCCGGGAACGTCAACTTGAAGGACAGGCTCACCATTGAGCTACACG CGGATGGGCGCCACGGGATTGTCCGCGTAGACCGGGTGCCACTGGCGGCCAAGCTGGTGGATCTGCCCTGCATCATTGAGAGCTTAAAAACCATTGACAAGAAAACCTTCTATAAGACAGCGGATATTTGCCAG ATGCTTGTTTGCACTGTGGATGGTGATCTATACCCTCCTTTGGAAGAGCAAACTGTGACCACTGACCCCAAGGCAAACAAGAAGAAGGACaaggacagagagaagaaattcaTCTGGAACCATGGCA TCActcttcctctgaaaaatgTACGGAAGAGACGATTCCGGAAGACAGCTAAGAAGAAG TATATTGAGTCTCCTGATGTGGAAAAAGAGGTGAAGCGTCTCTTGAGCACAGATGCTGAAGCTGTCAGTGTCC GCTGGGAAGTGATTGCTgaagatgaaacaaaagaagTAGACAACCATGGTTCGCTCACCAGCCTGGACATCTCCTCCCCGGGGATGTCGGGACATAAGCAAGGCCATGGCTCAG AACATGATGAACTGCGGGAGATATTTAATgacatcagcagcagcagcgaagATGAAGATGAGAGGGATCATCATGATGACGAAGACCTGAACATCATGGACACTGAGGAGGACTtggagaggcagctgcaggaCAAGCTGAATGAGTCTGATGGGCAGCAACAGGAGAGCGAGGGGTCCAACCAGATAGGTGAGTGggtggcagagcacagcagaaacACCGGGGTCAGGCAGACTGCgctgcccagctctgctacTGCTCTGGGTCTGAGCTCACTCTCTCTTCCAGTCATGGGGATCCAGAAACAGATTGACAGCCTGAAAAGTAAACTCCAGGAGACCCAGGACAGGAGGAAGCGCCAGGAAGATCTCATCATGAAAGTGGAGAACCTAGCCCTCAAG ACCCGTCTCCAGGCTGTGCTGGATGAGTTCAAGCAGCAGGAAGAGCGAGAGAAGCAGCAG ATGACAtccctgcaggagcagctggagtCCCTCATGGAGAAGTGA
- the TAF7L gene encoding transcription initiation factor TFIID subunit 7-like isoform X2 — protein MSKSKDDAPHELESQFVLRLPPEYASTVRRAVQSGNVNLKDRLTIELHADGRHGIVRVDRVPLAAKLVDLPCIIESLKTIDKKTFYKTADICQMLVCTVDGDLYPPLEEQTVTTDPKANKKKDKDREKKFIWNHGITLPLKNVRKRRFRKTAKKKYIESPDVEKEVKRLLSTDAEAVSVRWEVIAEDETKEVDNHGSLTSLDISSPGMSGHKQGHGSEHDELREIFNDISSSSEDEDERDHHDDEDLNIMDTEEDLERQLQDKLNESDGQQQESEGSNQIVMGIQKQIDSLKSKLQETQDRRKRQEDLIMKVENLALKTRLQAVLDEFKQQEEREKQQMTSLQEQLESLMEK, from the exons ATGAGTAAGAGCAAGGACGATGCTCCGCATGAGCTGGAGAGCCAGTTCGTGCTGCGGCTGCCGCCG GAATATGCCTCCACTGTGCGGCGAGCGGTACAGTCCGGGAACGTCAACTTGAAGGACAGGCTCACCATTGAGCTACACG CGGATGGGCGCCACGGGATTGTCCGCGTAGACCGGGTGCCACTGGCGGCCAAGCTGGTGGATCTGCCCTGCATCATTGAGAGCTTAAAAACCATTGACAAGAAAACCTTCTATAAGACAGCGGATATTTGCCAG ATGCTTGTTTGCACTGTGGATGGTGATCTATACCCTCCTTTGGAAGAGCAAACTGTGACCACTGACCCCAAGGCAAACAAGAAGAAGGACaaggacagagagaagaaattcaTCTGGAACCATGGCA TCActcttcctctgaaaaatgTACGGAAGAGACGATTCCGGAAGACAGCTAAGAAGAAG TATATTGAGTCTCCTGATGTGGAAAAAGAGGTGAAGCGTCTCTTGAGCACAGATGCTGAAGCTGTCAGTGTCC GCTGGGAAGTGATTGCTgaagatgaaacaaaagaagTAGACAACCATGGTTCGCTCACCAGCCTGGACATCTCCTCCCCGGGGATGTCGGGACATAAGCAAGGCCATGGCTCAG AACATGATGAACTGCGGGAGATATTTAATgacatcagcagcagcagcgaagATGAAGATGAGAGGGATCATCATGATGACGAAGACCTGAACATCATGGACACTGAGGAGGACTtggagaggcagctgcaggaCAAGCTGAATGAGTCTGATGGGCAGCAACAGGAGAGCGAGGGGTCCAACCAGATAG TCATGGGGATCCAGAAACAGATTGACAGCCTGAAAAGTAAACTCCAGGAGACCCAGGACAGGAGGAAGCGCCAGGAAGATCTCATCATGAAAGTGGAGAACCTAGCCCTCAAG ACCCGTCTCCAGGCTGTGCTGGATGAGTTCAAGCAGCAGGAAGAGCGAGAGAAGCAGCAG ATGACAtccctgcaggagcagctggagtCCCTCATGGAGAAGTGA